From a single Terriglobia bacterium genomic region:
- the clpP gene encoding ATP-dependent Clp endopeptidase proteolytic subunit ClpP produces the protein MLVPMVIEQTGRGERAYDIYSRLLRDNIIFIGTPIDDNVANLVIAQLLFLAAEDPEKDIQLYINSPGGSITSGMAIYDTMQYIKPDVMTICIGQAASMAAVLLAAGAAKKRFALPNSRILIHQPHIMGGLSGQATDIDIHAREILRMRELLNQIMAKHTGQMLEKVEKDVERDFIMNAEQGKEYGIIDDIIYRPR, from the coding sequence ATGCTAGTTCCCATGGTCATCGAGCAGACCGGCCGCGGCGAGCGCGCCTACGACATTTACTCGAGGTTGCTGCGCGACAACATCATTTTTATCGGGACGCCGATTGACGACAACGTCGCCAATCTGGTGATCGCGCAGTTGCTGTTCTTGGCGGCGGAGGACCCGGAGAAGGACATCCAGCTCTACATCAACTCGCCGGGCGGGTCGATCACCTCGGGGATGGCGATCTACGACACGATGCAGTACATCAAGCCGGACGTGATGACGATCTGCATCGGGCAGGCGGCGTCGATGGCGGCAGTGCTGCTGGCGGCGGGGGCGGCCAAGAAGCGGTTCGCGCTGCCCAACTCGCGCATCCTGATCCACCAGCCGCACATCATGGGTGGGCTCAGCGGGCAGGCGACCGACATCGACATCCACGCCCGCGAGATCCTGCGCATGCGGGAACTGCTGAACCAGATCATGGCCAAGCACACCGGTCAGATGTTGGAGAAGGTGGAAAAGGACGTGGAGCGCGACTTCATCATGAATGCTGAGCAGGGCAAGGAGTACGGCATCATCGATGACATCATCTACCGGCCGCGCTGA
- a CDS encoding response regulator, whose translation MLSRVLLCVDDRPQLLEFRKATLEPLGYSVEVATDGNKAIRMLEDVAVAAVLIEYKSEGIDAEAVALHIKQRFPNQPIILLSAYSELPERVLWLVDEYVMKSEPLAGLVQAIERVTRPAATGEANKQRVRA comes from the coding sequence ATGCTCTCCCGCGTTCTGTTGTGTGTTGACGACCGCCCACAACTGTTGGAGTTTCGCAAAGCGACTCTCGAACCCCTCGGCTATTCCGTTGAGGTCGCTACGGACGGAAACAAAGCGATAAGGATGTTGGAAGACGTTGCGGTTGCCGCCGTTCTAATCGAGTACAAATCAGAAGGCATCGACGCAGAAGCGGTTGCTTTGCACATCAAACAACGGTTTCCAAACCAGCCAATAATCCTGCTGTCGGCGTACTCCGAATTGCCGGAGCGGGTTCTTTGGTTGGTGGATGAATACGTGATGAAAAGCGAACCGCTGGCCGGACTGGTGCAGGCGATCGAACGAGTAACGCGCCCTGCCGCGACCGGAGAAGCAAACAAGCAGAGAGTACGAGCGTGA
- a CDS encoding prolyl oligopeptidase family serine peptidase, translating into MKLYRARVFFVVLLFTALAYAQSAPAPPQSIIKPADNLVAEGIPPIPASIAEQAGRYTEVRSASVADWHPARRELLVLTRFGDTNQVHVLGMPAGARTQLTFFPDRVFGARFEPAKGDYFIFLKDVGGGEWFQIYRYDMASGDITLLTDGKSRNLGPVFSHAGDRLVYTSTRRTNRDTDVWIMNPRDPKSDHMLLQLQGGGWQPVAWSFDDKQLLLLEDISANESYLWLVDVAAGQKKLLTPKGGAEKVFYGDGAFSKDGRGLYVTTDKDSEFHRLAYVDLASLQHTYLTADIPWDIGNLELSEDGRTLAFVSNENGASVLHLMDTGTRKAKLVSKLPLGVINGVRWHKNGHDLAFTMSSARSPSDVYSLDTQSQPMQLTNWPGETATLITRWTYSETGGLNTQNFSEPQLIQWRSFDGREISGFLYRPPARFTGKRPVMVNIHGGPEGQSRPGFIGNNNYYINELGVAMIFPNVRGSSGYGKTFLKFDNGMNRDHSFKDINALLDWIAQQPDLDSSRVMITGGSYGGLMTYAVATFYNDRICCSLPVVGITSLVTFLEHTESYRRDLRRVEYGDERDPKIRDYMTKIAAFTNAGNITKPLFAVVGKNDPRVPYTESVQMVEKIRRNGAPVWFLVANDEGHGFAKKKNQQFQFYATIMFVRNFLLGEGAAKAAGK; encoded by the coding sequence ATGAAGCTCTATCGCGCAAGAGTATTTTTCGTTGTCCTGCTCTTCACCGCGCTCGCTTACGCGCAATCCGCACCTGCGCCGCCGCAATCCATCATCAAGCCCGCCGACAACCTGGTGGCCGAGGGCATTCCGCCGATTCCCGCTTCCATCGCCGAGCAGGCCGGCCGCTACACCGAAGTGCGCAGCGCCAGCGTCGCCGACTGGCACCCCGCGCGCCGCGAATTGCTGGTCCTCACCCGCTTCGGCGACACCAACCAGGTGCACGTGCTCGGAATGCCGGCCGGCGCGCGCACGCAGCTCACCTTCTTTCCCGACCGCGTTTTCGGCGCCCGCTTCGAGCCGGCCAAGGGCGACTATTTTATCTTTCTGAAAGACGTCGGCGGCGGCGAATGGTTCCAGATTTACCGTTACGACATGGCCTCCGGCGACATCACCCTGCTGACCGACGGCAAGTCACGCAACCTGGGCCCGGTCTTTTCCCACGCTGGCGACCGTCTGGTGTACACCTCCACCCGACGCACCAACCGGGACACCGACGTGTGGATCATGAATCCGCGTGACCCGAAATCCGACCACATGCTGCTGCAACTTCAGGGTGGGGGATGGCAGCCGGTCGCATGGTCCTTCGACGACAAGCAACTCCTGCTGCTAGAGGATATCTCCGCCAACGAGAGCTATCTCTGGCTGGTGGATGTTGCCGCCGGGCAGAAAAAGCTGCTCACGCCCAAAGGCGGCGCCGAAAAGGTCTTCTACGGCGACGGCGCGTTCAGCAAGGATGGCCGCGGCCTCTACGTCACCACCGACAAGGATTCCGAGTTCCACCGCCTCGCCTATGTTGACCTCGCCTCCCTGCAACACACCTACCTGACCGCCGACATTCCCTGGGACATCGGCAATCTCGAGCTCAGCGAAGATGGCCGCACGCTCGCCTTCGTGTCCAATGAAAACGGCGCCAGCGTGCTCCACCTGATGGACACTGGCACGCGCAAGGCGAAGCTAGTTTCGAAGCTCCCACTAGGCGTGATCAATGGCGTGCGCTGGCACAAGAATGGCCACGATCTGGCATTCACTATGTCCTCGGCCCGCTCGCCCTCCGACGTTTATTCCCTGGATACGCAATCGCAGCCGATGCAGCTCACTAACTGGCCCGGCGAGACCGCCACCCTGATCACCCGCTGGACCTACAGCGAAACCGGCGGCCTGAACACGCAGAATTTCTCCGAGCCGCAGTTGATCCAGTGGCGCAGCTTCGACGGCCGCGAAATTTCCGGGTTCCTCTATCGTCCGCCGGCTCGCTTCACCGGCAAGCGCCCGGTCATGGTCAACATTCACGGCGGGCCGGAGGGCCAGTCGCGTCCCGGCTTCATCGGCAACAACAACTACTACATCAACGAGCTGGGCGTGGCCATGATCTTTCCCAACGTGCGCGGTTCCAGCGGCTACGGCAAGACCTTCCTCAAGTTCGACAACGGCATGAATCGCGACCACAGCTTCAAGGACATCAACGCCTTGCTGGACTGGATCGCGCAGCAGCCGGACCTGGACAGCAGCCGCGTCATGATCACCGGCGGCAGCTACGGCGGCCTGATGACATACGCGGTAGCCACCTTCTACAACGACCGCATCTGCTGCTCGCTGCCGGTGGTGGGCATCACCAGCCTGGTGACCTTCCTCGAGCATACCGAGTCCTACCGCCGCGACCTGCGCCGCGTCGAATACGGCGACGAGCGCGATCCCAAGATTCGCGACTACATGACGAAAATCGCCGCGTTCACCAATGCCGGAAACATCACCAAGCCGCTGTTCGCCGTGGTCGGCAAGAACGACCCGCGGGTGCCCTACACCGAGTCGGTGCAGATGGTGGAGAAGATCCGACGCAACGGCGCGCCCGTCTGGTTCCTGGTTGCCAACGACGAGGGCCACGGCTTCGCCAAGAAGAAGAACCAGCAGTTCCAGTTCTACGCGACCATCATGTTCGTGCGGAATTTCCTGCTCGGCGAGGGGGCGGCGAAAGCGGCAGGGAAGTGA
- a CDS encoding VOC family protein, which yields MNPTMLFRMLWCATLVGAIVAAAQSNPNQPHREVNAMWKRAVPNIIVGDVARSQQFYRDVLEFETAQTVPPGTGPFIFVDMKRGGVEVYLNARPAEGPLAKGPLGGGISLYVEVEGVDDLAKKIEARGVKLAIALHTEFYGMREFAINDPDGYMLIFAERVK from the coding sequence ATGAATCCAACTATGCTGTTTCGTATGCTGTGGTGTGCCACGCTGGTCGGCGCTATTGTGGCCGCCGCGCAGTCCAACCCCAACCAACCCCATCGCGAGGTGAATGCCATGTGGAAGAGAGCCGTACCCAACATCATCGTCGGCGACGTCGCGCGCAGCCAGCAGTTCTACCGCGACGTGCTGGAGTTCGAAACCGCGCAGACCGTGCCGCCCGGCACGGGCCCGTTCATCTTCGTGGACATGAAGCGCGGCGGAGTCGAGGTGTATCTGAACGCGCGCCCGGCGGAAGGGCCGCTGGCAAAAGGTCCGCTTGGCGGCGGGATTTCACTCTACGTCGAGGTGGAGGGCGTGGACGATCTGGCGAAGAAGATCGAGGCGCGCGGAGTGAAACTCGCCATCGCGCTCCACACCGAGTTCTACGGGATGCGCGAGTTCGCCATCAACGATCCCGATGGCTACATGCTGATTTTCGCCGAAAGGGTGAAGTGA
- a CDS encoding SpoIIE family protein phosphatase, translating into METRTGTTRRAWLLAAAIVFAAASVLYSAAWMYYMRQAPPQASVELGFENDYRRDPGCDLITSVVPGSPAESAGLKPNDCIVAVNGSSLSASREPETAVWLASRPGDTVELTVQRPGEPRPRVLHGTFRARVGSRPTSYLRLVSWLDQITSSFPVFFLVVFLPVLFMRLEDRNAWLLALLFSAFVGAPSVPDMVSIPALLRSYMYAYRAIFDALIGAMFYLFFAVFPARSPIDRRLPWLKWALLVPAVVIGIEGVRYGDPRVPAFIANLLGERGANSARLVYLYASVVLGLIALAATARSEPSPEVRRKIRVLLWGAVVGIAPALIVRSAQDFARWQPPFWLNLAYTLVLFLFPLSFVYAVVKHRVLDIPVLLKRSARYLVVERGFVVLLVAFAVTATILLANAFSARFAGGAKAAIPVGATFGVLLISAGTEVHRRVRKRLDHAFFRNAYDAQQILEELAVRTLAVTNRQDLAALLERHMRDALHPQSLAVYLQMPDRRMVAHAGAAAREIAPEIAHLASSDDSTQPIDLEPDTPGADSLGVPRAECLVPIRGSAAGDLQGLAVLGPRLSEEPYSSSDKRLLASVATQAGIAMRSIAMAEKMAERMEAERRAAQEMEIARQVQAKLLPQQAPALATLDCAGNCIQTRAVGGDYYDFLDLGAGRLGLVLADISGKGISAALLMANLQANLRSQYALALEDIPRLLRSVNHLFYKNTETQHYATAFFAVYDEETRTLRYVNCGHNAPMLLRASGEAERLEGTATVLGLFEQWDCEVGQRRLFPGDVLAIYTDGVTESVGAGDEEYGEGRLLRTLEANRSRSARELMDAVIADVQGFSIGEQADDLTLVVTRVF; encoded by the coding sequence ATGGAAACCCGTACTGGTACAACTCGCAGGGCATGGCTGCTGGCGGCCGCTATCGTGTTTGCCGCGGCATCGGTGCTCTACAGTGCCGCCTGGATGTACTACATGCGCCAGGCGCCGCCGCAAGCGTCCGTCGAGTTGGGCTTTGAGAATGATTACCGTCGCGATCCCGGCTGTGACCTGATTACCTCGGTTGTGCCCGGAAGCCCCGCCGAGAGCGCCGGCCTGAAGCCGAACGATTGCATTGTGGCGGTCAATGGCAGCAGCCTGTCAGCTTCGCGCGAACCGGAGACGGCAGTCTGGCTGGCGTCGCGGCCCGGCGATACGGTTGAATTGACCGTTCAACGCCCCGGCGAACCGCGTCCGCGTGTGCTGCACGGCACCTTTCGGGCACGCGTAGGTTCCCGACCCACCAGCTACCTGCGCCTGGTTTCCTGGCTGGACCAGATTACCTCCTCGTTCCCGGTTTTCTTCCTGGTGGTCTTCCTGCCCGTGCTGTTCATGCGTCTGGAGGACCGCAACGCCTGGCTGCTGGCGCTGTTGTTCAGCGCTTTTGTGGGGGCGCCGAGCGTGCCCGACATGGTAAGCATCCCGGCGCTGCTGCGCAGCTACATGTACGCGTACCGAGCCATCTTCGACGCCTTGATCGGCGCCATGTTCTACCTGTTTTTTGCCGTATTTCCGGCGCGGTCGCCGATTGATCGCCGTTTACCCTGGTTGAAATGGGCATTGCTCGTTCCCGCGGTCGTGATTGGCATCGAGGGGGTGCGCTACGGTGACCCGCGCGTCCCGGCCTTCATTGCCAACCTGCTGGGAGAACGGGGCGCCAACAGCGCCCGCCTGGTTTATCTGTACGCATCCGTTGTTCTGGGCTTGATTGCGCTGGCCGCCACCGCCCGCTCAGAACCCAGCCCGGAAGTCCGGCGCAAGATACGCGTCCTGCTGTGGGGGGCGGTGGTGGGCATCGCGCCCGCGCTGATCGTCAGAAGCGCACAGGACTTCGCCCGCTGGCAGCCTCCATTTTGGTTGAACTTGGCGTACACGCTGGTGTTGTTCCTGTTTCCCCTCTCTTTTGTCTACGCTGTCGTCAAGCACCGCGTGCTCGATATCCCCGTGCTGTTGAAACGCAGCGCGCGTTACCTGGTGGTCGAGCGCGGTTTCGTCGTGCTGCTGGTCGCATTCGCGGTGACAGCGACCATCCTGCTGGCCAATGCCTTTTCCGCGCGCTTTGCTGGCGGCGCGAAGGCTGCCATCCCCGTCGGCGCGACTTTCGGCGTGCTGCTGATCTCCGCCGGCACCGAGGTCCATCGCCGCGTCCGCAAGCGCCTCGATCATGCTTTTTTCCGCAACGCCTACGACGCGCAGCAGATCCTCGAAGAGCTTGCTGTCCGTACCCTGGCGGTCACCAATCGCCAGGACCTGGCCGCATTGCTCGAGCGCCACATGCGCGACGCGCTCCATCCGCAGTCGCTCGCCGTGTACCTGCAGATGCCCGATCGCCGCATGGTCGCGCACGCGGGTGCCGCCGCCCGCGAGATCGCGCCGGAGATTGCGCACCTGGCGTCGTCCGACGACAGCACGCAACCGATCGATCTTGAACCGGACACGCCCGGCGCCGATTCGCTGGGGGTGCCGCGCGCCGAATGTCTGGTGCCCATCCGCGGCTCCGCTGCCGGCGATCTGCAAGGGCTGGCGGTTCTCGGCCCCAGGCTTTCCGAGGAACCATATTCCAGCAGCGACAAGCGTCTGCTCGCCTCGGTGGCGACGCAGGCCGGCATCGCCATGCGCAGCATCGCCATGGCCGAGAAGATGGCGGAGCGGATGGAGGCCGAGCGCCGTGCCGCCCAGGAAATGGAAATCGCGCGCCAGGTCCAGGCCAAGCTTTTGCCGCAGCAGGCGCCCGCGCTGGCGACACTCGATTGTGCCGGCAATTGCATCCAGACGCGCGCCGTCGGCGGCGACTACTACGACTTTCTCGATCTTGGCGCCGGCCGCCTCGGGCTGGTGCTCGCCGATATTTCCGGCAAAGGCATTTCCGCCGCGCTGCTGATGGCGAACCTGCAGGCCAACCTGCGCAGCCAGTACGCGCTCGCCCTCGAAGACATCCCCCGCCTGCTGCGCTCCGTGAACCACCTCTTCTACAAGAACACCGAAACCCAGCACTACGCGACCGCCTTCTTCGCCGTTTACGACGAGGAGACGCGCACCCTGCGCTACGTCAACTGCGGGCACAACGCGCCCATGCTGCTGCGCGCCAGCGGCGAAGCGGAGCGCCTGGAGGGGACCGCCACTGTGCTCGGCCTCTTCGAACAGTGGGATTGCGAGGTGGGACAGCGCCGCCTGTTTCCCGGCGATGTCCTGGCGATTTACACCGACGGCGTCACCGAGTCGGTCGGCGCCGGCGATGAGGAGTACGGCGAGGGCCGCTTGCTGCGCACGCTGGAGGCCAACCGCAGCCGCTCCGCCCGCGAACTGATGGACGCGGTTATCGCCGACGTGCAAGGTTTCAGCATCGGCGAGCAAGCCGACGATCTCACGCTGGTGGTCACGCGAGTATTTTGA
- a CDS encoding nitroreductase family deazaflavin-dependent oxidoreductase, with protein MASALADRLQKIAGRQTLRLTHYGRKTGQPYQVTIWFIVDGEKIWLATANRNRNWVKNVQKTPLVILKVGSETFEGKARFLSDPAERGRVLAMVRRKYWMFLPFMALGALLYALRIMPNNTGALEVRITG; from the coding sequence GTGGCGAGCGCGCTGGCAGATCGGTTGCAGAAGATCGCCGGCCGGCAGACGTTGCGGCTCACCCATTACGGCCGCAAAACCGGCCAGCCTTACCAGGTCACGATATGGTTCATCGTTGATGGCGAAAAGATCTGGCTCGCCACCGCCAACCGGAATCGGAACTGGGTGAAGAACGTGCAGAAGACGCCGCTGGTGATCTTGAAGGTCGGCAGCGAGACCTTCGAAGGCAAGGCGCGATTCCTGTCCGATCCCGCCGAGCGCGGCCGCGTGCTGGCCATGGTGCGGCGAAAATACTGGATGTTCCTGCCGTTCATGGCGCTGGGCGCACTGCTCTACGCGCTGCGCATCATGCCTAACAACACGGGCGCGTTGGAAGTCAGGATAACGGGCTGA
- a CDS encoding protein kinase has protein sequence MGLPSGTKLGPYEISGTLGAGGMGEVYRARDPRLGREVAIKVLPSAVADDPVRMSRFEQEARAVAALNHPNILAVYDIGEQGGTKYMVTELLEGQTLRGVMQRGALPQRQAIEYAIQIANGLAAAHDKGIVHRDLKPENIFVGRDERVKILDFGLAKQKPAASAAVDSVTVSASLTQPGTVLGTAGYMSPEQVRGQEVDARADIFNAGAVLYEMLAGRRAFPGETAVEVMHAVLNAEAPELPPLVSRSVERVVRRCIEKNPQQRFQSAKDLGFALEAVSGSDSQPMAPVGPDKSWKRYLSIIAVLIVFAAVVSIVDSRLAPGTVATFQQITYRRGTIFGARFAPDGKTVVYGAAWETDPLQIQTSQIGSPEFRALGLPPGALSAVSSTGRIAMVVNCSKLLFAFCEGTLAEVPMAGGAPRELLENVRFADWSSDGTKLAVVVNDRAGKFRLEYPAGHVLYSTAGMIGYPRIAPDGKRVAIVDYNNQSSDFGGIAVVDEGGTIKRLTPVYASVEGLAWSPSGNEIWYGASTTATGWSTALYAVSLRGRVRKVSEFGTTIRLHDIAADGRVLLSTEDWTSHLAGVFAGDAVEHPYAWLDGTDPNDLSPDGRSFLFTETGSASFNVYLRRTDGSPAARLGSGWAVSLSPDGKWALAEALDGSLTLLPTGAGQPVEIPKGDFVATQPVANSWWSANGGIFAFVGVKPGGDLKVYLQSPRGNALRAVTPALADRQFAITAGGDRTAAIPAAADKIHLFEATGKDLGELRGAEKGELPVRFAGGGRLLVARRGQWPLAVYLVDVTTGKRSLWKQLAPSDRTGLAPDFSLVVTPDLKYYAYSYMPSISQLYVVSGLK, from the coding sequence ATGGGCTTACCTTCCGGCACAAAACTGGGACCGTATGAAATCAGCGGCACGCTTGGAGCAGGCGGCATGGGCGAGGTGTATCGCGCGCGCGACCCGCGTCTGGGGCGTGAGGTTGCGATCAAGGTCCTGCCGAGCGCTGTTGCCGATGATCCCGTCCGCATGAGCCGCTTCGAGCAGGAAGCGCGCGCGGTGGCGGCGCTGAACCATCCCAACATTCTCGCGGTGTACGACATCGGTGAGCAGGGCGGCACGAAGTACATGGTCACCGAACTGCTCGAAGGCCAGACCCTGCGCGGCGTCATGCAACGCGGCGCGCTGCCGCAGCGGCAGGCGATCGAGTACGCCATCCAGATTGCCAACGGGCTGGCGGCGGCGCACGACAAGGGCATCGTGCATCGCGACCTCAAGCCGGAAAACATTTTTGTCGGCAGGGACGAGCGGGTGAAGATCCTGGACTTTGGCTTGGCCAAGCAGAAGCCCGCCGCTTCTGCCGCGGTGGACTCTGTCACGGTTTCCGCTTCGCTGACGCAGCCCGGCACAGTGCTAGGCACCGCCGGCTACATGTCGCCGGAGCAAGTGCGCGGCCAGGAGGTGGACGCGCGCGCCGACATCTTCAACGCCGGCGCGGTTTTGTACGAGATGCTGGCCGGCCGGCGCGCCTTCCCCGGCGAGACGGCTGTCGAGGTAATGCACGCGGTCCTGAACGCCGAGGCGCCGGAATTGCCGCCGCTGGTTTCGCGATCCGTCGAGCGCGTGGTGCGGCGCTGCATAGAGAAAAACCCGCAGCAGCGCTTCCAGTCAGCCAAGGACCTCGGTTTTGCGCTGGAGGCGGTGAGTGGCAGCGACAGCCAGCCGATGGCGCCCGTCGGGCCCGACAAGTCATGGAAGCGTTACTTGAGTATTATTGCGGTACTAATTGTATTTGCAGCAGTTGTTTCTATCGTCGATTCGCGTCTTGCACCCGGTACGGTGGCCACGTTCCAACAGATCACCTACCGCCGCGGCACGATTTTCGGGGCGCGCTTCGCGCCCGATGGCAAGACGGTCGTCTACGGCGCGGCATGGGAAACCGACCCTCTGCAGATACAAACCAGCCAGATCGGCAGCCCGGAATTCCGAGCGCTGGGACTTCCGCCCGGAGCATTGAGTGCGGTCTCCAGTACCGGCAGGATCGCCATGGTGGTGAACTGCAGCAAGCTGTTGTTTGCGTTTTGCGAAGGCACTCTGGCCGAAGTCCCGATGGCCGGCGGCGCACCACGCGAACTGCTGGAGAACGTCAGGTTCGCCGATTGGTCGAGCGACGGAACGAAGCTCGCGGTTGTGGTTAACGACCGCGCGGGCAAGTTCCGTCTCGAGTACCCCGCCGGACACGTGCTGTACAGCACGGCAGGGATGATCGGCTACCCCCGGATCGCGCCTGACGGCAAGCGTGTCGCGATCGTGGACTACAACAACCAGAGCAGCGATTTCGGCGGAATCGCGGTGGTGGACGAGGGCGGCACGATCAAGCGCCTTACGCCGGTATACGCCAGCGTGGAAGGTCTGGCGTGGTCGCCATCGGGGAATGAAATCTGGTACGGGGCCTCCACCACCGCAACGGGGTGGTCAACGGCGCTGTACGCGGTCAGCCTCCGCGGGCGGGTGCGAAAAGTATCGGAATTCGGGACCACCATACGGCTGCACGACATCGCCGCCGATGGGCGGGTCCTACTTTCGACCGAGGACTGGACCAGCCACTTGGCCGGAGTGTTCGCCGGCGATGCGGTGGAACATCCTTATGCCTGGCTCGACGGTACCGACCCCAACGACCTCTCGCCGGATGGGCGTTCGTTCTTGTTTACCGAAACCGGCTCGGCCTCATTCAACGTTTACTTGCGGCGAACCGATGGTTCGCCGGCGGCGCGCCTGGGATCCGGCTGGGCGGTATCGCTCTCGCCGGACGGGAAATGGGCATTGGCGGAAGCGCTGGACGGCAGCCTGACTTTGCTCCCCACAGGCGCGGGGCAGCCGGTGGAAATTCCGAAAGGCGATTTCGTGGCCACGCAGCCGGTGGCAAACAGCTGGTGGTCGGCGAACGGCGGCATCTTCGCGTTCGTGGGCGTCAAGCCCGGGGGGGACCTTAAGGTTTATTTGCAGAGCCCCCGGGGTAACGCTTTGCGGGCGGTCACGCCGGCGCTTGCGGACCGGCAGTTTGCCATCACCGCCGGCGGCGATCGCACTGCTGCGATCCCTGCAGCGGCAGACAAGATCCATCTTTTTGAAGCCACCGGCAAAGATCTGGGTGAGCTGCGCGGAGCCGAGAAAGGAGAGCTGCCGGTGCGCTTCGCCGGCGGCGGCAGGCTGCTGGTGGCGCGCCGTGGACAGTGGCCGTTGGCCGTGTACCTGGTGGATGTGACGACGGGAAAACGATCGCTGTGGAAGCAGCTTGCGCCGTCGGACCGCACCGGGCTGGCGCCGGATTTTTCGCTCGTCGTCACCCCGGACCTGAAGTACTACGCCTATTCGTACATGCCGTCCATCTCGCAACTGTACGTGGTCAGCGGACTTAAATGA